Proteins encoded within one genomic window of Gloeobacter kilaueensis JS1:
- the uvrB gene encoding excinuclease ABC subunit UvrB, with amino-acid sequence MADDQFRVSAPYQPTGDQPQAIAKLTAGVQSGVRYQTLLGATGTGKTFTIANVIEKVGKPTLVLAHNKTLAAQLCNELREFFADNAVEYFVSYYDYYQPEAYIPQTDTYIEKTASINDEIDMLRHSATRSLFERRDVIVVASVSCIYGLGMPEEYLKAAIPLKVGASVDQREILRQLVTVQYERNDVELGRGRFRVKGDVLEIGPAYEDRVVRVEFFGDEIEAVRWIDPVTGEVLRSVNSLNIYPAKHFVTPEEQLEQACIAIEQELEARIAELEGENKLLEAQRLRQRTRYDLEMLREVGYCNGVENYSRHLAGRRAGDPPSCLVDYFPDDWLLVVDESHVTVPQIRGMYNGDAQRKKVLIDHGFRLPSAADNRPLKAPEFWSKARQAIFVSATPGDWEVEQSGGTIDPGTNRLSGKHIAEQIIRPTGVLDPEVFVRPVAGQVDDLLHEIQLRVERRERVLVTTLTKRMAEDLTEYFQERGVRVRYLHSEIQAIERIEILQALRQGDFDVLIGVNLLREGLDLPEVSLVAILDADKEGFLRAERSLIQTIGRAARHVRGQVIMYADRLTDSMEKAIFETERRRRIQQAYNEAHGLTPQPIVKRLDTNSILDYLAVSRRLGQQELEAAVAAPANLDLADIPELITQLEIQMKDAARKLEFEKAAEFRDKIHRLRERLLGK; translated from the coding sequence ATGGCAGACGATCAATTTCGAGTCTCCGCTCCCTATCAGCCCACCGGCGATCAGCCCCAGGCGATTGCGAAGTTGACCGCCGGCGTGCAGTCGGGGGTGCGCTACCAGACCTTGCTGGGGGCGACGGGCACCGGCAAGACCTTCACGATCGCCAACGTGATCGAAAAAGTTGGAAAACCGACGCTGGTGCTCGCCCACAACAAAACTCTCGCCGCTCAACTGTGCAACGAGCTGCGCGAATTTTTTGCTGACAACGCCGTCGAATATTTTGTCTCCTACTACGACTACTATCAGCCCGAGGCGTACATTCCTCAGACTGACACCTACATCGAAAAAACCGCCAGCATCAACGACGAGATCGACATGCTGCGCCACTCGGCCACCCGTTCGCTCTTCGAGCGGCGCGATGTGATCGTCGTCGCCTCAGTCAGTTGCATCTATGGCCTGGGGATGCCCGAAGAATACTTAAAAGCGGCGATTCCGCTCAAAGTCGGAGCGAGCGTCGATCAGCGCGAGATCCTGCGGCAGCTTGTCACCGTGCAGTACGAGCGCAACGACGTCGAACTGGGCCGGGGCCGCTTTCGCGTCAAGGGCGACGTCCTCGAAATCGGCCCTGCCTACGAGGACCGGGTGGTGCGCGTCGAATTTTTTGGCGACGAGATCGAGGCGGTGCGCTGGATCGACCCGGTGACAGGCGAAGTGTTGCGCTCGGTCAACAGCCTCAACATCTATCCGGCCAAGCACTTTGTCACCCCCGAAGAGCAGCTCGAACAAGCCTGCATCGCCATCGAGCAAGAACTGGAGGCGCGCATCGCCGAACTGGAGGGCGAAAACAAACTGCTGGAAGCTCAGCGCCTGCGCCAGCGCACCCGCTACGACCTCGAGATGCTGCGCGAGGTAGGCTACTGCAACGGCGTCGAAAATTACTCGCGCCACCTGGCCGGACGCCGGGCGGGCGATCCGCCCTCCTGCCTGGTCGATTATTTTCCGGACGACTGGCTTCTGGTCGTCGATGAGTCGCACGTCACCGTTCCCCAGATTCGCGGCATGTACAACGGCGACGCCCAGCGCAAGAAGGTGCTCATCGACCACGGCTTTCGCCTGCCCTCCGCCGCCGACAACCGGCCCCTCAAGGCTCCCGAATTCTGGTCAAAGGCCCGACAGGCGATCTTCGTCTCCGCCACCCCCGGCGATTGGGAAGTCGAACAGTCCGGGGGCACGATCGACCCGGGGACCAACCGGCTCAGCGGCAAACATATCGCCGAGCAGATTATCCGGCCCACCGGCGTGCTCGACCCCGAGGTCTTCGTGCGGCCCGTCGCAGGCCAGGTAGACGATCTGCTGCACGAAATTCAACTGCGCGTCGAGCGGCGCGAGCGGGTGCTGGTCACTACCCTCACCAAGCGCATGGCCGAGGATCTGACCGAGTACTTTCAAGAGCGGGGGGTGCGGGTGCGCTACCTGCACTCTGAAATTCAAGCCATCGAGCGCATCGAGATTCTCCAGGCGCTGCGCCAGGGCGACTTCGACGTGCTCATCGGCGTCAACCTGCTGCGCGAAGGGCTCGACCTGCCGGAGGTGTCGCTGGTGGCCATCCTCGACGCCGACAAAGAAGGCTTCCTCCGCGCCGAGCGCTCGCTCATCCAGACGATCGGTCGAGCCGCCCGCCACGTGCGCGGCCAGGTGATCATGTACGCCGACCGGCTCACCGACTCGATGGAAAAGGCGATCTTCGAAACCGAGCGCCGCCGCCGCATCCAGCAGGCTTACAACGAGGCCCACGGTCTCACCCCCCAGCCCATCGTCAAGCGCCTCGATACCAACAGCATCCTCGACTACCTGGCTGTCTCGCGCCGCCTGGGCCAGCAGGAACTCGAAGCGGCGGTGGCCGCCCCTGCCAACCTCGATCTGGCCGACATTCCGGAGTTGATTACCCAGCTTGAAATCCAGATGAAAGATGCCGCCCGCAAGCTCGAATTCGAGAAGGCCGCCGAATTTCGAGACAAGATCCACAGGCTGCGCGAACGGCTCCTGGGCAAGTAG
- a CDS encoding segregation/condensation protein A: protein MPKDAIGILIDLARRGEIDPWDIDVVQLTDRFLHSLSRLDSADLPRSGQAIFYASVLVHMKAEILEGRMLEPSPLEADLDESDLTAAGLPGVALERLIRRRPAVPAIVERPLTLNDLIAHLREVEQIERRSARERPSERRTLIKGPPVRTMAEVEHLAHQEDLEALVSELWQVLTSRGVRAFEVLLEHYRDRVGAFLGLLFLAHRDRVVLEQAEFYRDIEIYAVNQPEDAPGGGALPQSPPAQP from the coding sequence ATGCCCAAAGATGCGATCGGTATTTTGATTGACCTGGCCCGCCGGGGGGAGATCGATCCCTGGGACATCGATGTGGTGCAGCTAACCGATCGCTTTTTGCATTCTTTGAGCCGCCTCGACAGCGCCGATCTGCCCCGTTCCGGCCAGGCGATTTTTTATGCGTCGGTGCTGGTGCATATGAAGGCGGAGATCCTCGAAGGCCGGATGCTCGAACCGTCCCCTCTCGAAGCGGATCTAGACGAAAGCGATCTCACTGCCGCCGGGTTGCCGGGGGTCGCCCTGGAGCGGTTGATCCGGCGCAGGCCGGCGGTACCGGCGATCGTCGAGCGGCCCCTCACCCTCAACGACCTCATCGCCCACCTGCGGGAGGTCGAGCAGATCGAGCGGCGGTCTGCCCGCGAACGGCCCAGCGAGCGCCGCACCCTCATCAAGGGGCCGCCGGTGCGCACGATGGCCGAAGTCGAGCACCTCGCCCACCAAGAAGACCTCGAAGCGCTCGTCAGCGAACTGTGGCAGGTGCTCACCAGCCGGGGTGTAAGAGCGTTTGAAGTTTTGCTAGAACACTATCGAGACCGGGTCGGGGCTTTTTTGGGCCTGTTGTTTCTTGCCCACCGCGACCGGGTCGTGCTCGAGCAGGCCGAATTTTACAGAGATATCGAGATCTATGCAGTCAACCAGCCTGAAGACGCGCCTGGAGGCGGTGCTCTACCTCAAAGCCCGCCCGCTCAACCTTGA
- the scpB gene encoding SMC-Scp complex subunit ScpB produces the protein MQSTSLKTRLEAVLYLKARPLNLEQLSRYAECSKDDCREALLELLDDYARRDSALEIADTAGGYALQLRPPLQDLIQRLVPTDIGIGAQRTLALIALKGPLPQSELVELRGSGAYDQVRDLVQKGFISRQVEGRSYKLRVTEKFYQYFAIEDVQDLVR, from the coding sequence ATGCAGTCAACCAGCCTGAAGACGCGCCTGGAGGCGGTGCTCTACCTCAAAGCCCGCCCGCTCAACCTTGAGCAATTGAGCCGCTACGCCGAGTGCAGCAAGGACGACTGCCGCGAGGCGCTGCTCGAATTACTCGACGACTACGCCCGGCGCGACAGCGCCCTCGAAATTGCCGATACCGCCGGGGGCTACGCCCTGCAGCTGCGTCCGCCGCTGCAAGATCTCATTCAGCGGCTGGTGCCGACGGATATCGGTATCGGTGCCCAGCGCACCCTGGCGCTCATCGCCCTCAAAGGACCATTGCCCCAGAGCGAACTGGTCGAGTTGCGCGGTTCCGGTGCCTACGATCAGGTGCGCGACCTGGTGCAGAAGGGTTTTATCTCGCGCCAGGTAGAGGGGCGTTCTTATAAGCTGCGGGTGACCGAGAAGTTTTACCAGTACTTTGCCATCGAAGACGTGCAGGATCTGGTGAGGTAA
- a CDS encoding Gfo/Idh/MocA family protein, which yields MVQNPGDGPIRVGVIGVGNMGQHHTRVLSLLKDVVLVGIADTNEDRGLDIASKYRVRYFKDYRELIGHVQAVCIAVPTRLHYLVGQDCLKQGVHILIEKPIAADITEAEQLVNLAAQNGCILQVGHIERFNPAFRELRNVLKNEELLAFEAHRMSPYSSRANDVSVVFDLMIHDIDLLLELVPHPVARMTAAGNNRASHMGYLDYVTATVVFTNGTVASLTASKVTHSKIRTLSAHCKNCLVEADFLSNKVRRHRPPDSDYTTEYGQVLYRQAGIIEEVQTSNIEPLSAELEHFIFCVRGGNQPSVGGEQALKALRLAADIEQMALDGKTWYGSDPDLGDILS from the coding sequence ATGGTGCAAAATCCGGGCGATGGGCCTATCCGCGTTGGGGTGATCGGCGTGGGTAACATGGGTCAGCACCACACCCGTGTGCTGAGCCTGCTCAAAGATGTCGTCCTCGTCGGGATCGCCGACACCAACGAAGATCGCGGCCTCGACATTGCCAGCAAGTACCGCGTGCGCTACTTCAAGGATTACCGCGAACTGATTGGCCACGTCCAGGCGGTCTGCATCGCCGTACCGACCCGGCTACATTATCTGGTCGGCCAGGACTGCCTGAAGCAAGGTGTGCATATTCTGATCGAAAAGCCGATTGCAGCGGACATCACCGAGGCCGAACAACTCGTCAATCTCGCCGCCCAGAACGGTTGCATTCTTCAGGTGGGCCATATCGAGCGGTTCAACCCGGCTTTTCGTGAGCTGCGCAACGTGCTCAAAAACGAAGAGTTGCTGGCCTTCGAGGCCCATCGGATGAGTCCCTATTCGTCGCGGGCCAACGATGTCTCCGTCGTCTTCGATCTGATGATCCACGACATCGACCTGTTGCTTGAGCTGGTACCGCATCCGGTAGCGAGGATGACCGCCGCCGGCAACAACCGCGCTTCCCACATGGGTTATCTCGACTACGTGACAGCCACGGTGGTCTTCACCAACGGCACGGTGGCGAGCCTTACAGCGAGCAAAGTCACCCACAGCAAAATCCGTACCCTGTCCGCCCACTGCAAAAATTGCCTGGTGGAGGCCGATTTTTTGAGCAACAAAGTGCGCCGCCACCGCCCGCCCGATTCGGACTACACCACCGAGTACGGCCAGGTGCTCTACCGCCAGGCCGGGATCATCGAGGAGGTGCAGACCAGCAACATCGAGCCCCTCAGCGCCGAGCTGGAGCACTTTATCTTCTGCGTGCGCGGCGGCAATCAGCCTTCGGTGGGCGGCGAGCAGGCGCTCAAGGCATTGCGGCTGGCCGCCGACATCGAACAGATGGCCCTCGACGGCAAGACGTGGTACGGTAGCGACCCGGACCTTGGGGATATTCTCTCTTGA
- a CDS encoding DegT/DnrJ/EryC1/StrS family aminotransferase, translating to MIPILDLSRQTAALLPQIEALWREITTSGSFVLGRHGRALEAEIAALSGTRFALGVASGTDALHLVLRALGLGPGDEVITTPFSFIATAEAISYCGATPVFVDIDPATFNIDPARIEERITPRTRAVLPVHLFGQAADLEPILAVAEPHGLAVVEDCAQAIGTLYRGQPVGSFGVAGCLSFYPTKNLGAFGDGGMVVTSNPELAHRIASLRVHGSHERYYHDEVGYCSRLDELQAAVLRVKLPHLEQWNLRRAQIADRYDALLADLPLITPARAAYSTHTFHQYTVRTDARERVLALLREWQIGSGVYYPVPLHLQKAYAHLGYRPGDLPNAEKVAAEVFSLPMYPELDDEQIDQVAAALAGATAAVKV from the coding sequence TTGATTCCAATTCTTGATCTGTCCCGGCAAACCGCAGCACTCCTCCCTCAAATCGAAGCTCTCTGGCGCGAGATTACCACCAGCGGCAGCTTTGTCCTGGGCCGGCACGGCAGAGCCCTCGAAGCAGAGATTGCCGCCCTCAGCGGCACCCGCTTCGCCCTGGGCGTCGCCTCCGGCACCGACGCGCTGCATCTGGTGCTGCGCGCCCTGGGTCTGGGGCCGGGCGACGAGGTGATCACGACGCCCTTTAGCTTTATTGCCACCGCCGAAGCGATCTCCTACTGCGGCGCGACGCCGGTCTTCGTCGATATCGACCCGGCCACCTTCAACATCGATCCGGCGCGCATCGAGGAGCGGATCACCCCGCGCACGCGGGCGGTTCTGCCGGTGCATCTATTTGGCCAGGCCGCCGATCTGGAACCCATCCTGGCGGTGGCCGAGCCCCATGGCCTCGCCGTCGTCGAGGACTGCGCCCAGGCGATCGGCACGCTCTACAGGGGCCAGCCGGTGGGTTCTTTTGGGGTGGCGGGCTGTCTGAGCTTTTATCCGACCAAGAACCTCGGTGCCTTCGGCGACGGCGGCATGGTCGTCACCTCCAATCCAGAATTGGCCCACCGGATCGCCTCGCTGCGCGTCCACGGCTCCCACGAGCGCTACTACCACGACGAGGTGGGCTACTGTTCGCGCCTCGACGAGTTGCAGGCGGCGGTCCTGAGAGTCAAACTGCCCCACCTGGAGCAGTGGAACCTGCGCCGCGCCCAGATCGCCGATCGCTACGACGCGCTTCTGGCCGATCTGCCCCTCATTACCCCCGCCCGCGCCGCTTACTCGACCCATACTTTTCACCAGTACACTGTCCGCACCGATGCCCGCGAGCGGGTGCTCGCTCTTTTGCGCGAGTGGCAGATTGGCTCGGGCGTCTATTATCCGGTGCCGTTGCATCTTCAAAAAGCCTACGCCCACCTGGGCTACCGGCCCGGCGATCTGCCCAATGCCGAAAAAGTGGCCGCCGAGGTCTTCTCGCTGCCGATGTATCCCGAATTGGACGACGAGCAGATCGATCAGGTAGCAGCCGCTCTCGCTGGGGCAACGGCGGCGGTCAAAGTCTGA
- a CDS encoding bifunctional nuclease family protein, with the protein MAVEMKVAAIALDAASRLPIVILRDLHDRRALPIWIGKAEANAILQALEGQKSPRPMTHDLMAGLCKEWDLHVEKIVIHSLQNNTFYAIITTRRGKLRKEIDSRPSDAIALALRTATPIWAMEEVIAEASIPVDQEADEAEREAFRDFLDTLNPNDFISNK; encoded by the coding sequence ATGGCGGTAGAGATGAAGGTTGCAGCGATTGCCCTCGATGCGGCGAGCCGCCTGCCGATCGTTATCCTCCGCGACCTGCACGACCGCCGCGCCCTGCCCATCTGGATCGGCAAAGCCGAGGCAAATGCCATTTTGCAGGCCCTCGAAGGTCAAAAATCGCCGCGCCCGATGACCCACGACCTGATGGCCGGACTGTGCAAGGAATGGGATCTGCACGTCGAGAAAATTGTCATCCATTCCCTGCAAAACAACACCTTCTACGCGATCATTACGACGCGCCGGGGCAAACTGCGCAAAGAGATCGACTCGCGGCCCAGCGACGCGATCGCCCTCGCCCTGCGCACGGCGACGCCTATATGGGCGATGGAAGAAGTGATCGCCGAAGCGTCGATTCCCGTCGATCAAGAAGCCGACGAGGCCGAGCGCGAAGCGTTCCGCGACTTTCTCGATACCCTCAATCCCAACGACTTTATCAGCAACAAGTAA
- a CDS encoding BamA/TamA family outer membrane protein, whose translation MSRLTIAQATLTALVAGQCLVIPSVLAQESNPTATPPATTAAPTPPAASGGSPFGQTNPAASPFGQVQSSPAPSTGGEPAADQAGSKSTEPQVLVAEVRVVATKGQLGQSLEERVYDAIRTRPGQTTTRSQLQQDINAVFATGYFADVKATPEDTPLGVRVTFDVSPNPILEGVSAEGATLLPKQVVEDTFKPQVGQTLNFGELQRGVKSIEEWYAERGYVLAKVADVQSTPDGKVKLVVTEGVIEDIRVKGNTRTRDFIVTREVGLKPGDVFNRNAIQRDLQRVYGLSIFKDVSLDLAQGQDPQKVVVNVKVEEKSTGSIAAGAGVNSAYGFFGTLSLQEANLGGNNQKAGLDVQGGGQILLFNLSFTDPWIAGDPNRTSYTANLFNRQQFSYVFNGGGVGVLNPRTGFIETPRENRLGLGLVFGRPLENGWRASAGTRFETVQLRDYLGRAYTVDNQGNPLTVSGTGTDKLFFLQGALVRDTRDNPNTPRSGSVLRGSLDQSVGLLGDAFFTRPTVSYSQYIPVDVLPWGKGKQVLAFNSSIGTVFGSLPPYEAFTLGGGNSVRGYYEGSLGTGRSYMINSVELRAPIFDPVGAALFIDYGDTIGSQASVLGAPGLVRGKPGGGLGYGIGLRIQSPLGPLRIDFAANTQGLPSQVHFGLGEKF comes from the coding sequence TTGAGTCGTTTGACGATTGCTCAGGCTACCCTCACGGCGCTGGTGGCAGGCCAATGCCTTGTCATCCCCTCCGTGCTCGCCCAGGAGAGCAATCCTACTGCTACCCCCCCGGCGACAACCGCTGCTCCCACTCCCCCAGCGGCTTCCGGCGGATCGCCCTTTGGTCAGACCAATCCCGCCGCTTCGCCCTTCGGGCAGGTCCAGTCCAGCCCGGCTCCGAGCACCGGCGGTGAGCCGGCTGCCGACCAGGCGGGCAGCAAGTCCACCGAGCCCCAGGTACTGGTGGCGGAGGTGCGGGTTGTGGCCACCAAGGGCCAACTCGGCCAGTCGCTCGAAGAGCGGGTCTACGACGCGATTCGCACCCGGCCCGGCCAGACGACGACGCGCTCGCAGCTGCAGCAGGACATCAACGCCGTCTTTGCCACCGGCTACTTCGCCGATGTCAAGGCCACCCCCGAGGATACGCCCCTCGGCGTGCGGGTTACCTTCGACGTTTCGCCCAACCCGATCCTCGAAGGGGTGAGTGCCGAGGGAGCGACGCTGTTACCCAAGCAGGTAGTCGAGGACACCTTCAAGCCCCAGGTGGGCCAGACGCTCAACTTCGGTGAACTGCAGCGCGGCGTCAAGTCGATCGAAGAATGGTACGCCGAGCGCGGCTACGTGCTTGCCAAGGTAGCGGACGTTCAATCGACCCCCGACGGCAAGGTCAAGCTCGTCGTCACCGAGGGCGTCATCGAAGATATCCGGGTCAAGGGCAACACCCGCACCCGCGACTTTATCGTTACCCGCGAGGTCGGCCTCAAGCCCGGCGATGTCTTTAACCGCAACGCCATCCAGCGCGACCTGCAGCGGGTCTATGGGCTGAGCATCTTCAAAGATGTCTCCCTCGATCTGGCCCAGGGCCAGGATCCGCAAAAAGTCGTCGTCAACGTCAAAGTCGAAGAAAAAAGCACCGGCTCGATCGCTGCGGGCGCGGGCGTCAACTCGGCCTACGGCTTTTTTGGCACGCTGTCTTTACAAGAAGCGAACCTGGGGGGCAACAACCAGAAGGCCGGCCTCGATGTGCAGGGCGGCGGCCAGATTTTGCTTTTTAACCTGAGCTTTACCGACCCCTGGATCGCAGGCGATCCGAACCGCACCTCCTATACGGCCAACCTCTTCAACCGCCAGCAATTTAGCTACGTCTTCAACGGCGGCGGCGTCGGCGTTCTCAACCCCAGGACAGGCTTCATCGAGACCCCCCGCGAGAACCGGCTGGGCCTGGGCCTCGTCTTTGGTCGGCCCCTCGAAAACGGCTGGCGCGCCTCGGCGGGCACCCGCTTTGAAACGGTCCAGTTGCGGGACTACCTGGGCCGCGCCTACACCGTCGATAACCAGGGCAACCCGCTCACCGTCAGCGGCACCGGCACCGACAAGCTCTTTTTCTTGCAGGGGGCATTGGTGCGCGACACCCGCGACAACCCCAACACGCCGCGCTCCGGCTCGGTGTTGCGCGGGTCGCTCGACCAGTCGGTGGGTCTGTTGGGCGACGCCTTTTTTACCCGGCCCACGGTTTCCTATAGCCAGTACATTCCGGTAGACGTCCTGCCCTGGGGCAAGGGCAAGCAGGTGCTCGCCTTCAACAGTTCGATCGGCACCGTCTTTGGTAGCCTGCCTCCTTACGAAGCGTTCACCCTGGGCGGCGGCAACTCGGTGCGCGGCTACTACGAGGGCAGCCTCGGCACCGGTCGCAGCTATATGATCAACTCCGTCGAGCTGCGCGCTCCGATCTTCGATCCGGTAGGAGCGGCGCTGTTTATCGACTACGGCGATACGATCGGCTCCCAGGCTTCGGTGCTCGGTGCCCCCGGACTGGTGCGCGGCAAACCTGGCGGCGGCCTGGGTTACGGCATCGGCCTGCGCATCCAGTCGCCCCTTGGTCCCCTGCGCATCGACTTTGCCGCCAACACCCAGGGTCTGCCCAGCCAGGTCCACTTTGGGCTCGGAGAAAAGTTTTAG
- the lpxD gene encoding UDP-3-O-(3-hydroxymyristoyl)glucosamine N-acyltransferase produces the protein MGSTFSAAALAELVGGRLIGDPDRLVSGARPPEEAEASDLTFALDPPARRLLEGTRAGVAVTPQIWPLDHLTQIVVENPRLAMARLLGHMFPQPIALPPVGIDPAAVVHPSALIDSTATVAALVYVGPQARIGAGTYLYPGVYVGSGVVVGSNCLIYPNVVLMDGVCLGDRVIVHAGSVLGSDGYGFVPTPEGHLKVPQVGTVVVGDDVELGANVAIDRATMGFTCIGTGTKIDNLVHIGHNDQVGRHCLIVSQVGLAGSVKVGDRTVIAGQAGVANQTTIGADCLVLARSGVTKDLPDHSKVSGFPAQEHKQELRQQAARSNLPQIFEQLRQLQQRVQQLEKEMGRL, from the coding sequence GTGGGCAGTACCTTCAGCGCTGCTGCCCTGGCTGAACTGGTCGGCGGCAGGCTGATCGGCGACCCGGATCGGCTGGTGAGCGGTGCCCGACCGCCGGAGGAAGCCGAAGCGAGCGATCTTACCTTTGCCCTCGATCCGCCGGCGCGGCGGCTACTGGAGGGCACACGGGCCGGTGTGGCCGTCACGCCCCAGATCTGGCCGCTCGATCACCTCACTCAGATCGTCGTCGAGAATCCCCGGTTGGCGATGGCGCGGCTGCTGGGGCACATGTTCCCGCAGCCGATCGCCCTGCCGCCGGTGGGCATCGATCCGGCGGCGGTGGTCCATCCGAGTGCGCTGATCGACTCGACAGCCACGGTGGCGGCTCTCGTCTACGTCGGTCCCCAGGCCCGCATCGGTGCTGGCACCTACCTGTATCCGGGCGTCTACGTCGGCTCGGGGGTAGTGGTGGGCAGCAATTGTCTCATCTATCCCAACGTCGTGCTGATGGACGGCGTCTGTCTGGGCGACCGGGTCATCGTCCACGCGGGCAGTGTCCTGGGTTCCGACGGCTACGGCTTTGTACCGACACCCGAGGGCCATCTCAAGGTGCCCCAGGTCGGGACGGTGGTGGTGGGCGACGACGTCGAACTTGGAGCCAACGTCGCAATTGATCGAGCGACGATGGGGTTTACCTGCATCGGGACCGGCACCAAAATCGACAACCTCGTGCATATCGGCCACAACGATCAGGTGGGCCGCCACTGCCTGATCGTCTCGCAGGTGGGGCTGGCCGGTTCGGTGAAGGTGGGTGACCGCACGGTGATCGCCGGACAGGCCGGGGTAGCCAACCAGACGACGATCGGGGCGGACTGCCTGGTCTTGGCCCGCTCTGGAGTGACCAAGGATCTGCCGGATCACTCGAAGGTGTCGGGCTTTCCGGCACAGGAACACAAGCAGGAACTGCGCCAGCAGGCGGCGCGCTCGAATCTGCCCCAGATCTTTGAGCAGTTGCGCCAGTTGCAGCAGCGCGTCCAGCAGCTCGAAAAAGAGATGGGGAGGCTCTGA
- the lpxC gene encoding UDP-3-O-acyl-N-acetylglucosamine deacetylase produces MQYTLARPVELVGTTLHRGLAVRLALFAAPAGTGRRFVRSDLDGEPTIPAVARFFRPSALSTTLEREDGASIQTVEHLLAALYGLGIDDCRIVVDGPELPILDGSARPYLEAIERAGLLAASVPRPTYRIAAPVTVYERDAFVSAVPTSEAGLRLSYGIDFPAPIGQQWFSLLLTPESFAREVAPARTFTMRSQIQQLLDRGLIQGGSLACALVADTDGWIEPPAWPDEPARHKLLDLLGDLSLTGVALSGHVIAYKAGHALHGQLAHRLFEASQSHFSLLDVAR; encoded by the coding sequence GTGCAGTACACCCTCGCTCGCCCCGTCGAGTTGGTCGGGACGACCCTGCACCGGGGGCTGGCGGTGCGCCTCGCTCTTTTTGCAGCTCCCGCCGGCACTGGCCGCCGCTTCGTGCGCAGCGATCTAGACGGTGAACCGACTATCCCGGCGGTGGCCCGCTTCTTTCGTCCCAGTGCCCTCTCGACCACCCTTGAGCGCGAGGATGGTGCAAGTATCCAGACCGTCGAGCACCTGCTCGCCGCCCTCTACGGCCTGGGGATCGACGACTGCCGGATCGTCGTCGATGGGCCGGAGTTGCCAATTCTCGACGGTTCGGCCCGCCCCTATCTTGAGGCGATCGAGCGTGCCGGGTTGCTCGCAGCCTCCGTGCCCCGGCCCACCTACCGCATCGCTGCGCCCGTCACCGTCTACGAGCGCGACGCCTTCGTCTCGGCTGTGCCTACGAGCGAGGCGGGACTGCGCCTGAGCTACGGCATCGATTTTCCGGCTCCCATCGGCCAGCAGTGGTTCAGTCTCCTGCTTACCCCTGAGAGCTTTGCCCGCGAGGTGGCCCCGGCCCGCACCTTTACGATGCGCTCGCAGATCCAGCAACTGCTCGATCGGGGTCTCATCCAGGGGGGCAGTCTCGCCTGTGCCCTGGTGGCCGATACCGACGGTTGGATCGAGCCGCCCGCCTGGCCCGACGAACCGGCCCGCCACAAACTGCTCGACCTGCTGGGGGATCTGAGCCTCACAGGCGTCGCGCTGAGCGGCCATGTGATCGCCTACAAGGCCGGTCACGCCCTGCACGGCCAGCTGGCCCACCGCCTGTTCGAGGCTAGCCAGTCCCATTTTTCGCTTCTAGATGTCGCCCGATGA
- the fabZ gene encoding 3-hydroxyacyl-ACP dehydratase FabZ, whose product MTTENVVLQNVEIQQLLAHRYPFLLVDRVIAYEPGKRAVGLKNVTFNEPHFQGHFPGRPLMPGVLLIEAMAQVGGIVCAQLPEANGRIPLLVGVEKARFRGQVIPGDQVIITAEDLRTRMKRFGIMQTRSEVGGKLVAQAEIMFSLVD is encoded by the coding sequence ATGACCACCGAGAACGTCGTACTGCAAAACGTCGAAATTCAGCAGCTGCTCGCCCACCGCTATCCTTTTTTGCTGGTGGACCGCGTGATTGCCTACGAGCCGGGCAAGCGGGCCGTCGGCCTCAAAAACGTCACCTTCAACGAACCGCACTTCCAGGGCCACTTTCCTGGGCGGCCCCTGATGCCGGGCGTACTGCTCATCGAGGCGATGGCCCAGGTGGGCGGCATCGTCTGTGCCCAACTGCCCGAAGCCAATGGCCGCATTCCGCTTTTAGTCGGCGTCGAGAAGGCCCGCTTCCGGGGCCAGGTGATACCGGGCGATCAGGTGATCATCACCGCCGAGGATCTGCGCACCCGCATGAAGCGCTTCGGCATCATGCAAACCCGCTCCGAGGTCGGTGGCAAACTGGTAGCGCAGGCAGAGATCATGTTTTCCCTGGTAGATTGA